The genomic region CTGAGGTCTCGATCGACTCCCCCAGCATGAAGAAGGCCGCCCCCTGCTCCGGCGTAAGCCTGGCCACCGGGGGAACCACGTCGTTTCTCCTCGTGATGAATATGATTATGTCGGCCCTGGGGAGGTCTATCTCGTCGTCGGTGTAGTCTATGTCCTTCCTGTAGACGACGCACCGGCCGTTTGAAGTTATCTTCTCGTCGAAGAAATCGACCTTGCCGTTCTTACGATCGACCCAGATGTTTTCGAGGATGGCGTCAGGCTTCGTCGAGGCGGCATAGAGGAGGGGCTGTCCCACCGGCTCCAGTCCCTCGGTCTTTATATAAAAATTGTCCTCTGTGCCATAGCAGTACGTGTCCGGCTGGATGAAGACGACGTCGTCCTGACGGATGATTATCCCCTCGTCTCCTTCGAGCCCGTGGTTGTGGCATGACAGGGAGGTCTTCCCCGTTCCCGAGAGACCGAAGAGAATGGCCCCCTTCTCCACCATCTGCCCGTCCTTCTTCTTTACCCTGATGATCTTGCTCCCCGCGTGAAGGCCCAGCCCCCCCCTCTCCTTGGCTATGTACATCCCCATTCTAAGGTGGGCCTTCTTGTTCTCGCCAAGGTAGTCAGACCCCAGGACATAGGTGACCTTCAGCTCCGGCTGAACGAGGACCTTTCTCTCGCGCCACTCGGGGACGTAAACCGAGATCATGTCGGGCTTTCCGTCAGGGTCCTTAGGCTCAAAGAGGGTCTCATTCCACATATATGCGATACGGGCGTACTCTTCGGTCAGATAGAGCCTCGCATGAATGGCGTGATCCGGATGGAGGCACATCTGTCGGTCTATGCGGATCAAGGTCTTCCATTTCAGGTACTCCTGCACATCGTTAATGATACTTGCCTGCTCCTCGTTCGGATCGCCGAAGATTATCTCGGTAAATTTTGCGCTCCTGGAGCGGACCACCGTGATGTAAGCGGCGCTGCCGTATTCCGTGGTGCGCTCGTCCTTCTTCGAGAGCTTCCTCAACTCCTCCTTCGAAGGATTAATGATATAATTGTTCGGGTCCAGTTCCTTTAAAAAGATTGACTTATCGGGCATATACTTAACCTCCTTTTTCAATCATTCTATTTTAATACAAACGCAATTTAAGGAGTCAGCAGAGCGAGGGATAGCGCAAGAAGGATAACCTTTTTTACCCTTCCCCATCACCCGCTTCAATTAATCAAATTTTTTTGCCCTGCAATACGCCGCGAGTCCGGGCGTATCCATCCCTCGCCTCTTCTATAAAACGACAGGCTACATTGAGTCGATTATTTTTCTTATCTCCCTTGTGGTTTCGGGCGTCGTCCCGCAGCATCCCCCGACTATAACGGCCCCGGCCGATATCAGGTCGGGAACCTTCTGTGCGAACTCCTTCGGGCCGTCCATGTACTTCGGCTTTCCGTTTTCGAGCTCCGGGCTACCCGCGTTCGGCTCGGCGATCACAGGGACCGTCGATACGGCCGAGATCTCCTTGATAAGATCCACCATATCACCTATCCTTAAGGTGCAGTTGGCGCCCACTGCCGTCGCCCCGAGATCGATCAGCGATTTCACCACATCTTCGGGGCTGTTTCCCATCATTGTAAAATAGCCGCGCTTCTTCTTGTCGAAAGTGACGCATGCAAAGACCGGAAGCTCAGTTGTGAGCGCCGCCTTCAGGGCCAGCTCCCCCTCCTTCAGGTCCATCATCGTCTCGATGATGACGAGGTCGACCCCGCCATCCGCCAGCGCCTTGGCTTGAAGCTTGAAGTTCTCGAAGAGCTCCTCCTCGTCGGCGTCTCCGTAAGGCTTCAGGAGCTTTCCCGTGGGGCCTATGTCCCCCGCGACAAACCGTCCTTCGGGACAGACCGATTTTGCGAGCTCCGCCGCCCTCCTGTTTACATCCTCCGCCCTCTCCGCAAGCCCGAAGTGGGAGAGCTTTAAGGGCGTTCCGCCGAAGGTATTTGTAAGGACGATATCCGCCCCGGCGTCGAAGTAGTCCTTGTGAATGGCCGAGACGTCGTCCGGCCTTGTCAAAATCCAGGTCTCCGAAGTCTCACCGGACTTAATTCCCCTGAGAATGAGCTGTGTGCCCATGGCCCCGTCCAGAAGGAGAATATTGCCGTTCTTCAATCTCTCCTTAATATCAATTTCGCCCATCTTTCAATACCGTCCTTCATCAACATATCAATATGTCAACATATCAATAAAAACCGCCTATATCCACTCCGTCCACCCCGTCCACCCAGCCCAGCCAGCC from Candidatus Zymogenus saltonus harbors:
- a CDS encoding homocysteine S-methyltransferase family protein gives rise to the protein MGEIDIKERLKNGNILLLDGAMGTQLILRGIKSGETSETWILTRPDDVSAIHKDYFDAGADIVLTNTFGGTPLKLSHFGLAERAEDVNRRAAELAKSVCPEGRFVAGDIGPTGKLLKPYGDADEEELFENFKLQAKALADGGVDLVIIETMMDLKEGELALKAALTTELPVFACVTFDKKKRGYFTMMGNSPEDVVKSLIDLGATAVGANCTLRIGDMVDLIKEISAVSTVPVIAEPNAGSPELENGKPKYMDGPKEFAQKVPDLISAGAVIVGGCCGTTPETTREIRKIIDSM
- a CDS encoding phosphoenolpyruvate carboxykinase (ATP); this encodes MPDKSIFLKELDPNNYIINPSKEELRKLSKKDERTTEYGSAAYITVVRSRSAKFTEIIFGDPNEEQASIINDVQEYLKWKTLIRIDRQMCLHPDHAIHARLYLTEEYARIAYMWNETLFEPKDPDGKPDMISVYVPEWRERKVLVQPELKVTYVLGSDYLGENKKAHLRMGMYIAKERGGLGLHAGSKIIRVKKKDGQMVEKGAILFGLSGTGKTSLSCHNHGLEGDEGIIIRQDDVVFIQPDTYCYGTEDNFYIKTEGLEPVGQPLLYAASTKPDAILENIWVDRKNGKVDFFDEKITSNGRCVVYRKDIDYTDDEIDLPRADIIIFITRRNDVVPPVARLTPEQGAAFFMLGESIETSAGDPTQAGKSKRVVGTNPFIVGDLAQEGNIFYKILKDNPESECFLLNTGRVGGPQGENITIHDSSAIMKEIARGEIEWEVDPDWGYEVATKVPGIDIGRLDPRRFYDEKEYKRITEVLRKEREAWLFQFEKLDPNILSAI